The following coding sequences lie in one Pontibacter sp. G13 genomic window:
- the lon gene encoding endopeptidase La, protein MPDIPSTTPENGLQLQEAAFPPQLLIHRTTDRPVFPGVPFPLVLTDAPLIHLVQRSVEEFDGYLGVVYQPEGFLDDQNLIPKPPAHIGTLVRIFRHDVLADDMMQVLVQGLHRFQFEKELMHEPNLIWSVQYPPSGLGEKAIDQELKALTMAIGNQVKELIALNPVLQEQVRMMSPQLTYEKPGLMMDIVAGILPASSDETQELLETFNLKLRANKLIKLLNQEIQVAQLQQDIKQQIEQEMSKREKEFFLREQLKAIRKELGMEKEPQQVESEKLTAQIENKTLTEEAQKEWDDNLEQLNSMDPRSPEYNTIRNWLDIMSELPWGIFSEDQHDIQRAAQILEESHYGLDEVKDLILEFLSTLIKRGHLAGSIICLVGPPGVGKTSIGKSIADALGRKFYRFSLGGMKDEAEIKGHRRTYVGALPGKFITAIRRAGTSNPVIMLDELDKLGASYQGDPASALLEVLDPEQNHAFRDHYLDVAYDLSKVLFVATANQLDTIPRPLLDRMEIISLPGYLVQEKVEIARQFLVPKQLEEAGYQPDEIVFTEGALSKIVDQYAREAGVRNLEKQIRKVIRKITLQAARGGETVNTVDEDAVVKFLGNPVFVAETLYDEGIPGVALGLAYTALGGATLYIEANGIRAKQGFKLTGKLGEVMQESAQIAYTYVQTILMQGETPEINDYFEHHFVHVHVPAGATPKDGPSAGITIATALYSLASHTPVKPHLGMTGELTLTGKVLPIGGVREKTLAARRVGLTKLLLPKDNQRDFDELPDHLKEGLQVHFVDTFHDVLQHALDLKPPTGGRMAPRGAVR, encoded by the coding sequence ATGCCAGACATCCCATCCACTACGCCCGAAAATGGCCTCCAACTTCAGGAAGCAGCCTTTCCACCTCAATTGTTGATTCACCGTACGACCGACCGTCCGGTATTCCCGGGGGTGCCATTTCCATTGGTGCTGACCGATGCTCCATTGATCCATCTCGTGCAAAGATCTGTGGAGGAATTTGACGGCTATCTCGGTGTCGTCTACCAACCTGAAGGCTTTCTGGACGATCAGAACCTGATTCCGAAGCCGCCTGCTCACATCGGAACGTTGGTGAGAATCTTCCGGCATGATGTGCTGGCAGACGATATGATGCAGGTGCTTGTGCAGGGGCTTCATCGCTTCCAATTCGAAAAGGAACTGATGCATGAGCCAAACTTGATCTGGAGTGTCCAATATCCGCCATCCGGTCTCGGGGAAAAAGCCATCGATCAAGAACTCAAAGCCCTGACCATGGCGATCGGTAATCAGGTCAAAGAGCTCATCGCACTCAATCCCGTTCTGCAAGAGCAGGTGAGGATGATGTCCCCCCAATTGACCTATGAAAAACCGGGGCTCATGATGGATATCGTGGCAGGAATTCTTCCGGCTTCTTCGGATGAAACGCAAGAGCTGCTGGAGACATTCAATCTGAAACTCCGTGCCAATAAGCTGATCAAATTGCTCAATCAGGAGATTCAAGTGGCCCAGCTCCAACAGGATATCAAGCAACAGATCGAGCAAGAGATGTCCAAGCGCGAAAAGGAGTTTTTCCTCCGGGAGCAACTCAAGGCCATTCGCAAGGAATTGGGCATGGAAAAAGAGCCGCAACAAGTCGAATCTGAAAAGCTGACCGCCCAGATCGAAAATAAGACGCTTACAGAAGAGGCTCAGAAAGAATGGGATGACAACCTCGAACAACTCAACTCGATGGACCCGCGATCGCCGGAGTACAACACCATTCGGAATTGGCTGGACATCATGTCGGAGCTTCCTTGGGGAATCTTTTCGGAGGATCAGCACGATATTCAGCGCGCGGCCCAAATCTTGGAGGAAAGCCACTATGGGCTCGATGAGGTGAAGGATTTGATCTTGGAGTTTCTGAGCACCTTGATCAAGCGGGGGCATTTGGCTGGGTCGATCATCTGCCTAGTCGGGCCTCCCGGCGTGGGAAAAACGTCTATCGGGAAATCCATTGCCGATGCGCTCGGGCGGAAATTCTACCGATTCTCCCTAGGGGGAATGAAGGATGAGGCCGAAATCAAAGGGCACCGCCGTACCTATGTGGGGGCTTTGCCGGGGAAATTCATCACTGCTATCCGTCGGGCAGGTACTTCCAATCCGGTCATCATGTTGGATGAGCTGGACAAATTGGGCGCTAGCTATCAAGGCGATCCCGCTTCTGCGCTGCTCGAAGTGCTTGATCCGGAGCAGAACCACGCATTTAGGGATCATTACCTCGATGTAGCCTATGATCTGTCCAAGGTATTGTTTGTCGCCACTGCGAATCAGCTGGACACTATCCCACGGCCGTTGCTGGATCGTATGGAGATTATTTCCCTGCCGGGCTATCTCGTGCAGGAAAAGGTCGAAATCGCCCGCCAATTCCTCGTACCCAAGCAACTCGAAGAGGCGGGATACCAGCCCGATGAGATCGTCTTCACGGAAGGGGCACTTTCCAAGATTGTGGATCAATATGCCCGGGAGGCAGGTGTCCGAAATCTCGAGAAGCAAATCCGCAAGGTGATCCGTAAAATCACCCTGCAAGCCGCGAGGGGAGGGGAGACGGTGAATACGGTGGATGAGGACGCCGTGGTGAAGTTTCTGGGGAACCCCGTATTTGTGGCCGAAACCCTTTACGATGAGGGGATACCGGGGGTGGCGTTGGGATTGGCCTACACCGCCTTGGGAGGAGCTACGCTTTACATCGAGGCCAATGGCATCCGTGCCAAGCAAGGCTTCAAACTCACCGGAAAGCTTGGTGAGGTCATGCAGGAATCTGCCCAGATCGCCTATACCTATGTGCAGACCATTTTGATGCAGGGAGAGACCCCCGAGATCAATGACTATTTTGAACATCACTTTGTGCATGTCCATGTACCCGCAGGCGCTACGCCCAAAGACGGTCCTTCTGCGGGAATCACGATTGCCACAGCATTGTACTCCTTGGCTTCCCACACGCCTGTAAAGCCCCATTTGGGCATGACCGGAGAATTGACGTTGACGGGAAAAGTCCTTCCGATTGGAGGAGTCCGAGAGAAGACACTGGCCGCGCGGCGAGTCGGCCTGACCAAGCTGCTATTGCCCAAGGATAATCAACGTGATTTCGACGAATTGCCCGATCATCTCAAGGAAGGCCTACAGGTCCATTTTGTGGATACCTTCCACGATGTGTTGCAGCACGCATTGGATCTCAAGCCGCCTACTGGTGGTAGGATGGCACCGAGAGGAGCGGTCCGGTGA
- a CDS encoding O-acetylhomoserine aminocarboxypropyltransferase/cysteine synthase gives MSNHKFETLQLHAGQQVDPTTKSRAVPIYQTTSYVFDNSEHAANLFGLKEFGNIYTRIMNPTTDVFEQRMAALEGGVAALATSSGQAAQFIALSNILETGDNFISTSFLYGGTYNQFKVQFKRLGIEARFATEDKAEAFEALIDDKTKAIYLETIGNPELIVPDFEAIAAVAKRHDIPLVVDNTFGAGGFICQPLKHGANIVVASATKWIGGHGTSIGGVIVDGGNFNWGNGKFPQFTEPSEGYHGMVFWDVFGEGNPLGLPNVAFTIRARVEGLRDYGSAVSPMNAFLLIQGLETLSLRLERTVENAVKLGEFLEANAQIDKVNYPGLPSSKYYDRAQKYMPNGAGGVLTFEIKGGLEAAKTFINSLELISHLANVGDAKTLAIHPASTTHEQLSPEEQLASGVTPGMVRISVGIEHIDDILADVQQALEKITSPSIA, from the coding sequence ATGTCCAATCACAAATTTGAGACCCTACAACTACATGCGGGCCAGCAGGTCGATCCCACCACCAAATCACGAGCGGTGCCGATCTATCAGACTACTTCGTACGTGTTTGACAATTCCGAGCATGCTGCGAATCTGTTTGGCCTGAAGGAATTCGGGAATATCTACACCCGGATCATGAACCCGACTACTGATGTATTTGAACAGCGCATGGCAGCGCTGGAAGGCGGAGTAGCGGCATTGGCGACTTCGTCGGGTCAGGCAGCCCAATTCATCGCCTTGAGCAATATCCTCGAAACAGGGGACAACTTCATTTCGACCTCCTTTCTCTACGGCGGTACCTACAACCAATTCAAGGTTCAATTCAAGCGCCTAGGCATTGAAGCGAGATTTGCCACCGAAGACAAAGCAGAAGCATTCGAAGCCCTGATCGACGACAAAACCAAGGCGATTTACTTAGAGACGATCGGCAACCCTGAATTGATTGTACCCGACTTCGAAGCCATCGCTGCGGTAGCCAAGCGTCACGATATCCCCCTTGTGGTGGATAACACCTTTGGCGCTGGAGGATTCATCTGCCAGCCGCTCAAGCACGGTGCCAATATCGTCGTAGCTTCTGCCACCAAATGGATCGGAGGGCATGGCACGTCCATTGGCGGGGTGATCGTCGATGGAGGAAACTTCAACTGGGGCAATGGTAAATTCCCACAATTTACCGAGCCGAGCGAAGGCTATCACGGCATGGTATTCTGGGATGTTTTTGGAGAGGGTAATCCTTTGGGACTTCCCAATGTCGCCTTTACCATCCGAGCCCGCGTGGAAGGTTTGCGAGACTATGGCTCTGCGGTGAGTCCGATGAATGCATTCTTGTTGATTCAGGGGCTTGAGACGCTTTCCCTCCGGCTGGAACGGACTGTGGAGAATGCCGTCAAATTGGGAGAATTCCTCGAAGCCAATGCCCAAATCGACAAGGTGAATTATCCCGGACTTCCTTCCAGCAAGTACTACGATCGCGCCCAGAAATACATGCCCAATGGAGCTGGTGGCGTGCTGACGTTCGAAATCAAAGGAGGCTTGGAAGCTGCCAAGACCTTTATCAATTCCCTCGAACTGATCTCCCACCTGGCCAATGTAGGCGACGCCAAGACGCTGGCGATCCATCCCGCATCTACCACACATGAGCAATTGTCTCCTGAGGAGCAGCTTGCCAGTGGCGTAACGCCGGGCATGGTGCGCATCTCAGTCGGTATCGAGCATATTGACGACATTTTGGCCGATGTACAGCAAGCGCTTGAGAAAATCACCTCCCCAAGCATAGCATAG
- a CDS encoding polysaccharide lyase family 7 protein, with product MIQQTGLPLLAILACLGLLSSCAEPSSQSEPEPAQTTVYPSDVIPFMDQWKILCGDGTKEKNLIDYELDNFFYVENDGESDWVVYKTPNSGITSKTSSNTRTELGQIDRWTPEIGGKLTGTVKVMHVSTTGDARVAASYSVVVGQIHSEEGHENEPLKIFYKKFPGQEKGSVFWNYEINTEGDNSKRWDYSTAVWGYDMSVIGTAPDSFPAEPADGIALGETFSYEINVHEGIMYLTFTSEGHETMTFTKNLLESEFAEDADIPQQIRTLYAPIGRDGIERAQAYAGEKQFFKQGAYNQSNGKAPADNIVWHTGSEIYGGDIAEQYANGSYAEVWVREATVGPSTAPEGK from the coding sequence ATGATTCAACAGACAGGTCTACCACTTCTTGCCATCCTCGCATGCTTGGGCTTACTCAGCAGCTGCGCCGAACCCAGCAGTCAGTCAGAACCAGAACCCGCACAAACCACCGTGTATCCGAGCGATGTGATCCCCTTCATGGATCAATGGAAAATCCTCTGCGGAGACGGTACCAAGGAGAAAAACCTCATCGACTACGAGCTGGACAATTTTTTCTATGTAGAAAATGACGGAGAATCGGATTGGGTTGTGTACAAAACGCCCAACTCGGGAATTACCTCCAAAACATCCAGCAACACCCGCACGGAACTGGGGCAGATCGATCGATGGACGCCCGAGATTGGCGGGAAACTCACTGGTACTGTGAAAGTCATGCACGTTTCCACCACTGGAGATGCACGGGTAGCGGCTTCCTACTCGGTCGTTGTAGGACAGATCCATAGCGAGGAAGGCCATGAGAATGAACCGTTGAAGATCTTCTATAAGAAATTTCCGGGGCAGGAAAAAGGCTCTGTCTTCTGGAACTACGAGATCAATACCGAGGGCGACAATTCGAAGCGCTGGGACTACTCCACGGCAGTTTGGGGATATGACATGTCCGTCATTGGCACGGCCCCCGATTCCTTCCCGGCAGAACCAGCTGATGGAATCGCGCTTGGAGAGACTTTTTCCTACGAAATCAATGTCCACGAAGGCATCATGTACCTGACGTTTACCAGCGAAGGGCATGAGACGATGACCTTCACCAAAAATCTGCTTGAGTCTGAATTTGCCGAGGATGCGGACATTCCCCAACAGATCCGCACTCTGTACGCACCGATTGGACGAGATGGCATCGAACGCGCCCAAGCTTATGCCGGCGAGAAGCAATTCTTCAAGCAGGGCGCCTACAACCAGTCCAACGGCAAGGCCCCTGCCGACAACATCGTCTGGCACACCGGATCTGAGATCTACGGAGGAGACATCGCCGAACAGTACGCGAATGGCTCCTACGCCGAAGTCTGGGTCCGCGAAGCCACGGTCGGCCCAAGCACAGCCCCGGAAGGAAAATAA
- a CDS encoding LamG-like jellyroll fold domain-containing protein: MLLPLWVSGQNLDRGLIYGEDLFQVNQASNTNLIPVPDDPTRGQVVRFEPQNPPYTFWAKRKRALSISLWFKPERLDEHPGVLVGGRNHFYLRYLPNRRLQFVQFRNGSVKSAHYVADGVWQHVGVTINPDGNVHLYYNGQLTESGQIDSCWWEKRQQMMVGADHMGVAADGYLDDLQVWDRVLSHEEMEQAFETTQKIPPLDLGLLAYLPLEHSAEPVGPFPAKLIEQKHPTFEASGVRSGLRLDIQDEEILGYEGLEIGRQMTLSCWMRPASDSLRMALLGNRAWNLRYLAQARRLQFSLSLARNIRSSYYPIPPNEWVHVAIVAHYHHMLEFYVNGERIDQIPLASIPGASEELWIGKNFYGDPFQGWISEVAVWNRALDHAEIRSVYLGKLAPAVEKAIQSTPNLWSWVWILPFVLGLLVISAWWISRRSSFTDSLPPTVPLQDSATRNAIRFLGNFQAWNAQGEDISEKFPPNLIRLLFIIRMYPIWMGRHATSADLSEILWPMDKPAQQKNNRGTHIHRLRGLLQGFEGVSLEFQKRSWHLVETQPLSIDVLHTFAELETNHKIPGTQLLLDKRLWIEGMTPIREAYRSQLEQLLRTACESQSSVQNWEEVSHLAAKWQEWDPLAEVAMQFEFQALQHLGARVKAQRVYDRFAQRYENVLGEPYPTNVSEILAQMD, from the coding sequence ATGCTGTTACCCCTTTGGGTGTCCGGTCAAAACCTAGACCGGGGCCTTATCTATGGGGAAGATCTGTTTCAGGTCAATCAGGCCTCCAATACCAACCTCATCCCCGTTCCGGACGATCCGACTCGCGGACAAGTCGTACGATTTGAACCGCAAAATCCCCCCTACACCTTTTGGGCCAAGCGAAAGCGCGCACTCTCTATTTCCTTGTGGTTTAAGCCAGAGCGACTGGATGAGCATCCGGGCGTACTGGTCGGCGGGCGCAATCATTTTTATTTGCGGTATCTTCCGAATCGACGCCTGCAATTCGTTCAATTCCGAAATGGAAGCGTCAAATCGGCCCACTATGTCGCGGACGGCGTATGGCAGCATGTCGGCGTCACGATCAATCCTGACGGCAACGTCCATCTGTACTACAATGGGCAATTGACGGAATCCGGCCAGATCGATTCTTGTTGGTGGGAAAAACGTCAACAGATGATGGTCGGAGCCGATCACATGGGCGTGGCTGCGGATGGGTACCTCGACGATTTGCAGGTTTGGGATCGGGTCTTGTCTCACGAGGAAATGGAGCAGGCATTTGAGACTACCCAGAAAATTCCGCCTTTGGATCTGGGCCTATTGGCGTATCTGCCTTTGGAGCATTCTGCCGAGCCCGTTGGGCCATTTCCAGCCAAATTGATCGAGCAAAAGCATCCCACATTCGAAGCTTCCGGCGTACGATCCGGACTCCGCCTCGACATTCAGGACGAAGAAATACTGGGTTATGAAGGATTGGAAATCGGTAGGCAAATGACGCTTTCGTGCTGGATGAGACCCGCTTCGGACTCCCTGCGAATGGCATTGTTGGGCAATCGAGCCTGGAACCTGCGATACTTGGCCCAAGCTCGGAGACTACAATTCAGCCTCTCCCTCGCCCGAAATATTCGGTCTTCTTATTATCCCATCCCCCCCAACGAGTGGGTCCATGTAGCGATAGTGGCTCACTATCATCACATGTTGGAATTCTATGTCAATGGAGAACGCATCGACCAGATTCCGCTTGCCTCCATTCCGGGAGCTTCCGAGGAGCTCTGGATCGGCAAAAATTTCTACGGAGACCCCTTTCAAGGATGGATTTCGGAGGTAGCAGTCTGGAACCGTGCACTTGATCACGCAGAAATTCGATCGGTCTATCTAGGGAAACTAGCTCCTGCCGTGGAAAAGGCCATCCAATCGACTCCTAATCTTTGGTCGTGGGTGTGGATCCTGCCATTTGTACTGGGCCTCTTGGTGATAAGCGCATGGTGGATCAGCAGAAGATCCTCATTTACCGATTCCCTGCCTCCGACCGTTCCATTGCAGGACTCTGCTACAAGGAATGCCATTCGATTTCTGGGTAATTTTCAAGCTTGGAATGCTCAAGGCGAGGATATCTCGGAGAAGTTTCCTCCCAATTTGATCCGTCTGCTGTTCATCATCCGAATGTATCCGATCTGGATGGGACGGCACGCCACTTCTGCAGATCTCAGCGAAATCCTCTGGCCCATGGACAAACCCGCTCAGCAGAAAAACAACCGAGGAACCCACATCCATCGGTTGCGAGGATTACTTCAGGGATTTGAAGGGGTATCACTGGAATTCCAGAAACGCTCCTGGCACTTGGTGGAAACGCAGCCACTCTCCATCGACGTGCTCCACACCTTCGCGGAGCTTGAAACCAACCATAAGATTCCCGGAACTCAATTGCTGCTGGACAAACGACTCTGGATTGAAGGCATGACCCCGATTCGGGAAGCCTATCGTTCTCAGTTGGAGCAATTGCTGCGGACCGCCTGCGAATCCCAATCTTCGGTTCAGAATTGGGAAGAAGTATCGCACTTGGCGGCAAAATGGCAAGAATGGGACCCATTGGCAGAGGTTGCCATGCAATTCGAGTTTCAGGCGCTCCAACATCTGGGAGCGCGGGTCAAGGCACAGCGCGTATACGACCGATTTGCGCAGAGATACGAAAATGTGTTAGGCGAGCCCTATCCCACCAATGTGTCCGAAATACTAGCACAAATGGATTAA
- a CDS encoding sulfatase-like hydrolase/transferase: MNQLLPRIRRGIVLPVLALMGYLGIPLLHQSPARAEHPYPKAQPPNILWIITDDERADALACYNRAKFGTSKSPLGFVMSPSLDALASEGTLFTSAYCNAPACAPSRASMHTGKYPHHSGIYGFERNHNQPDFYTPTVPEQMRAAGYENSLFGKPGYRINEYKNGVTWNDLGFYDHKIDYKIMKAAAGHTDFDSKKTKKGKIEYWHYPDGTVREVLIERNDGELTPEEQAALTQLEEDQDIVRAYSRNISTMILGGESSQPADNTLDANITKAFQNYLRHPNEIYQLPNGKETHGPDTRKPQFINLGYHFPHSPVLPPKSFRDRFKDKVYEIPDFSETELESLPPQMKTLYDKMKIHPMTEDEKQQIIRDYYAFCAFGDSLIGASIQAFKDYCEQQGQEYLIVMAAGDHGWHLGEQGISAKFGPYQHSNHTAIIVASSMKDAYPQGQVVDEFVEFVDFAPTFFTAAGLNVNKSKFKHLDGTPLQHMISGKVEPRDYVLGEINHVFGPRAFMRSKDFSFSMRVRSWNAKPKKSNMGKNIKWALNAPAEEVEMVLFDLRRDPLEQQNVADDPAYRELAEWFRNKLGNIVLGDGRIECDWSEENAYRVGDFAIGADDKQLDIPNSIIPVQ, from the coding sequence ATGAATCAACTATTACCGCGTATCCGCCGGGGCATTGTCCTCCCGGTGCTGGCATTGATGGGATATTTGGGCATCCCGCTCCTTCATCAATCCCCCGCTCGAGCTGAGCATCCCTACCCCAAAGCTCAACCACCCAACATCCTTTGGATCATCACCGATGACGAACGAGCCGATGCATTGGCTTGCTACAATCGGGCAAAATTCGGCACGTCCAAGAGTCCTTTGGGATTTGTGATGTCACCCAGTCTGGATGCGTTGGCGAGCGAAGGGACCTTGTTCACCAGTGCCTATTGCAACGCCCCTGCCTGTGCGCCTTCGCGAGCATCCATGCACACCGGAAAGTATCCACACCACTCCGGCATCTATGGATTTGAGCGAAATCACAACCAACCTGATTTCTACACACCCACTGTGCCCGAGCAAATGCGCGCAGCTGGCTATGAAAACTCCCTATTCGGCAAACCCGGTTATCGGATCAATGAATACAAGAATGGAGTCACTTGGAATGATCTCGGATTTTATGATCACAAGATCGACTACAAAATCATGAAAGCGGCCGCTGGGCACACCGATTTTGACTCCAAAAAGACCAAAAAAGGCAAAATTGAATATTGGCACTACCCTGACGGTACCGTCCGTGAGGTATTGATCGAGCGCAATGACGGTGAATTGACCCCGGAAGAGCAGGCAGCCCTTACCCAATTGGAAGAAGATCAAGACATCGTTCGTGCGTACAGCCGCAACATTTCCACCATGATCTTGGGCGGGGAAAGCTCTCAACCAGCAGACAACACCCTCGATGCCAATATCACCAAGGCTTTCCAAAACTATCTCAGGCATCCCAACGAGATCTACCAACTCCCCAACGGCAAGGAGACGCATGGACCCGACACGCGCAAGCCTCAATTCATCAATCTAGGCTATCATTTCCCGCATAGTCCTGTCCTGCCTCCCAAATCCTTCCGCGATCGATTCAAGGACAAGGTCTACGAGATCCCTGATTTTTCGGAAACGGAACTGGAATCCTTGCCTCCACAGATGAAGACCCTCTACGACAAGATGAAGATTCATCCGATGACAGAGGATGAAAAGCAACAGATTATCCGCGACTACTATGCATTCTGCGCATTTGGAGACTCGCTGATTGGGGCTTCCATTCAGGCATTCAAGGACTACTGCGAACAGCAAGGGCAAGAATACCTGATCGTCATGGCCGCGGGAGATCACGGCTGGCATCTGGGGGAGCAAGGGATCAGTGCCAAATTCGGTCCTTACCAACACTCCAACCACACGGCCATCATCGTGGCTTCTTCCATGAAAGATGCATATCCGCAAGGCCAAGTAGTGGACGAGTTTGTGGAGTTTGTGGATTTCGCGCCGACTTTCTTCACGGCGGCTGGGCTGAATGTCAACAAGTCCAAATTCAAGCACCTGGACGGGACGCCTCTTCAGCACATGATCTCAGGCAAAGTAGAGCCTCGGGATTATGTTTTGGGAGAAATCAACCACGTGTTTGGCCCGCGGGCATTCATGCGGAGTAAGGACTTTTCCTTCTCGATGCGGGTACGGAGTTGGAATGCCAAGCCCAAAAAGTCCAACATGGGCAAAAACATCAAGTGGGCGTTGAATGCTCCCGCCGAGGAGGTGGAGATGGTCTTATTTGACCTTCGCAGAGATCCACTGGAGCAACAGAATGTAGCAGATGATCCTGCCTATCGTGAATTGGCAGAGTGGTTCCGCAACAAACTCGGCAATATCGTACTCGGAGATGGTCGGATTGAATGTGATTGGTCGGAGGAGAATGCCTACCGCGTGGGAGACTTTGCCATTGGCGCTGACGACAAACAATTGGATATCCCCAACTCAATCATTCCGGTTCAATGA